From the Oryzias latipes chromosome 22, ASM223467v1 genome, one window contains:
- the tmem179 gene encoding transmembrane protein 179, translated as MALDNLIFAQCILYFLAFVFGFIAVVPLSENTEDFGGKCLLFARGMWQNENITVSKQRFIVEEWGPESSCSFVTFVGIASLVLSAVQAWRLLFFLCKGHDDSIFNSFLNLLISSLVVFTVFLSSTIVSVGFNLWCDAITERGTMPSSCENLQDTDLELNLDNSAFYDQFAIAQFGLWASWLAWLGIAVMAFLKVYHNYRQEDLLDNLIHEKELLLGRSSRRNSDDLKTGPI; from the exons ATGGCCCTCGATAATTTGATTTTCGCccagtgcattttgtatttcttAGCTTTCGTGTTCGGTTTTATTGCcgtggtgcctctgtcagaaaACACGGAGGATTTTGGAGGAAAATGTCTGCTCTTCGCGCGGGGTATGTGGCAGAACGAGAACATCACGGTGTCGAAGCAGCGCTTCATCGTGGAGGAGTGGGGACCCGAGTCTTCCTGCAGCTTTGTCACTTTCGTCGGAATTGCGTCCCTCGTCCTGTCCGCAGTGCAGGCGTGGAGGCTGCTGTTCTTCCTGTGTAAAGGACACGACGA CTCCATCTTTAACTCCTTTCTCAACCTGCTGATCAGCTCCCTGGTGGTGTTCACTGTCTTCCTGTCCAGCACCATTGTCAGTGTAGGCTTCAATTTGTGGTGCGACGCCATTACCGAAAGGGGGACCATGCCCAGCAG ctgtGAGAACCTGCAGGACACAGACCTAGAACTGAACCTGGACAATTCAGCATTCTATGACCAGTTTGCTATAGCCCAG tttGGCTTATGGGCTTCCTGGCTTGCGTGGCTTGGAATTGCAGTCATGGCCTTCCTCAAGGTTTACCACAACTACAGGCAGGAGGACCTGCTGGACAACCTGATCCACGAGAAGGAGCTGCTGCTCGGTCGCTCCTCCCGTCGTAACTCTGATGACCTCAAGACTGGCCCGATCTAG